The genomic stretch gtatgctgctagatctgtcttcggtggacaatctatgatcttagctatgggttgtatttctattctaggttccttagtatgggcacatcatatgatgacagtcggtctagaggtagataccagagcttatttctctgctatgactattatgattgcaattcctaccggtactaagattttcaactggttaggtacctatatggctagccatacaactacaagaactgtagatctatgggctgctcttagttttatcctattgtttactctaggtggtactacaggtgtagttatgggtaacgctggtatggatattgccctacatgatacatactatattgtagctcatttccatttcgtattatctcttggtgcagtactagctactatatgtggctttatcttctatagcagagatatgttcggagatactgtaaatctattccatgtaaataccggtgcttctccatatttaagcatctggtttgtagtcttcttaggtagtatcttattaattttcatccctatgcatatacttggtttcaacgttatgccaagaaggataccagattaccctgattatctttgttatattaatacatggtgttcaattggttctatatccacaatagttatcatcttaactatgctctgctaatgcacttaacatgatggtcatgaaaagcacaagagaacttggatccggtaaaaAAGACCTTCaatctaaaccagtagtccaactcgtagtatatactccccagaaaaaggtagtttatatcaacctaggaatcccattttagtaagtgtaacatggagtctagcttcagttgttatctgattggtattgcatgccctgagtacgtaaggaaaaggaaaggttaaccgctatttaaacacaacagttaccgtagctgtagatgaatgctaaatctagagtatctctcctaagacactgcataacatatgaatgctccttccgccattcgttgactgtgtttaccacg from Besnoitia besnoiti strain Bb-Ger1 chromosome Unknown contig00091, whole genome shotgun sequence encodes the following:
- a CDS encoding cytochrome b6 subfamily protein (encoded by transcript BESB_085920); the protein is MGCISILGSLVWAHHMMTVGLEVDTRAYFSAMTIMIAIPTGTKIFNWLGTYMASHTTTRTVDLWAALSFILLFTLGGTTGVVMGNAGMDIALHDTYYIVAHFHFVLSLGAVLATICGFIFYSRDMFGDTVNLFHVNTGASPYLSIWFVVFLGSILLIFIPMHILGFNVMPRRIPDYPDYLCYINTWCSIGSISTIVIILTMLC